Sequence from the Actinomycetes bacterium genome:
GTCCTGGTCGTGGTGTGCCACCTGGTCGCGCTGGAGCCGGTGGAGCACCTGCTGGTCCGGACCCGCGTGGACGCCGTACCGCCCAGCCTGCCCAGCGCCGTCGCCGTGTTCCGCGGGGCCGACTGGCACGAGCGTGAGGCCGCCGAGATGTTCGGCCTGACCTTCACCGGGCACCCGGCGCCCGGCCCGCTGCTGCTGCCGGCCGGCTTCGAGGGCCACCCCCTGCGCAAGGGCTTCGTGCTCGCGGCTCGCGCCGCGCGCCCGTGGCCGGGGGCGAAGGAGCCGGGGGAGTCCGGCCCTGCCGTTCGGCGCCGCCGCACCCTGCCGCCCGGCGTGCCGGCCGCGGGCCGGTGGAGGCCGGCCGACCAGGACGGCGAGCAGCCGTGACCGCGCCCTACCCGCCCCCGGCCGGCAGCCGTGGCGCGATCGCCCTGGTCGCTGACAGATGCACATCCTGCATGCTGTGCGCCCGCGAGTGCCCGGACTGGTGCATCGAGATCGACTCGCACACCGAGGAGGAGCCGGCAGCGGGCCGTCGCCCCCGGACCCGCCACGTCCTGGACCGGTTCGCCATCGACTACGCGCTGTGCATGTACTGCGGGATCTGCATCGAGGTCTGCCCGTTCGACGCGCTGTCCTGGTCGCCCGAGCTGGTGGCCCCGGCCGCGGGCGTCACCGGGCTGATCCTCGAACGTGACCAGCTCGGGGTGTTCGTCACCGGTAGTTGACGAACTGGACGGCGAACTCCAGGTCCTTGCCCTTGATCAGTGCGATCACGGTCTGCAGCTCGTCCCTCGACTTCGAGCTGACCCGCAGCTCGTCGCCCTGGATCTGGGCCTTGACCCCCTTGGGCCCCTCGTCCCGGATGATCTTGGACAGCTTCTTGGCGTCGTCCGAGCTGATGCCCTGCTTCAGGCTGGCCACGAGCCGGTACTCCTTGCCGGACGCGTACGGCTCGCCGAGGTCGAGCGCCTTGAGCGAGACGCCGCGCTTGACCAGCTTGCTCTCGAACA
This genomic interval carries:
- a CDS encoding NADH-quinone oxidoreductase subunit C, encoding MTGHERAEALAAALPGASLTTSFGEATVDVPADAWRDALRLARDDHRLGYLDWLSAYEDTDAVLVVVCHLVALEPVEHLLVRTRVDAVPPSLPSAVAVFRGADWHEREAAEMFGLTFTGHPAPGPLLLPAGFEGHPLRKGFVLAARAARPWPGAKEPGESGPAVRRRRTLPPGVPAAGRWRPADQDGEQP
- a CDS encoding YajQ family cyclic di-GMP-binding protein; this encodes MADSSFDIVSKVDHQEVDNALNQAAKEVSQRYDFKNVGASIAWSGENVEMRANSEERVKAILDVFESKLVKRGVSLKALDLGEPYASGKEYRLVASLKQGISSDDAKKLSKIIRDEGPKGVKAQIQGDELRVSSKSRDELQTVIALIKGKDLEFAVQFVNYR